Proteins from a single region of Phoenix dactylifera cultivar Barhee BC4 unplaced genomic scaffold, palm_55x_up_171113_PBpolish2nd_filt_p 000226F, whole genome shotgun sequence:
- the LOC103697436 gene encoding LOW QUALITY PROTEIN: probable sodium/metabolite cotransporter BASS3, chloroplastic (The sequence of the model RefSeq protein was modified relative to this genomic sequence to represent the inferred CDS: inserted 2 bases in 1 codon) yields the protein MAGFHRLLRARLASAAGLRETARKDAARVPGGDQTAWVRTLRTAGWGASACSTSFPAWGGWGGRGGRATLRSSPLGRIPRGTPRREGWRRPVAAISAMLPFVVAATAVAALANPSTFSWVSKEYYAPSLGGIMLSIGIRLSFDDFALAFRRPLPLSVGYIAQYVLKPLLGLLIARLFRMPSMFFAGFLLTSCVAGAQLSSYASFLSKGDVALSILLTSSTTISSVLVTPLLTGLLIGSVVPVDGVAMSKSILQVVLLPVALXSFLNTYAKAVVNVVQPIMPFVAMICTSLCIGSPLAINQNQILSSGGLLLLFPILTFHLVAFILGYWFPKLPLLRQEEPVCRTISLCTGMQSSTLAGLLATQFLGSSQAVPAALSVVVMAIMGLCLASFWGNGSRIRDIGLAQPGFR from the exons ATGGCCGGCTTCCACAGACTGCTCCGCGCGAGGCTCGCGTCTGCTGCCGGGCTCCGGGAAACCGCCCGGAAGGACGCCGCTCGTGTCCCTGGCGGTGACCAGACCGCGTGGGTCCGTACTCTGAGGACCGCGGGGTGGGGGGCGTCGGCGTGCTCGACCTCGTTCCCAGCgtggggagggtggggtggCCGCGGCGGGAGGGCAACGCTTCGCTCCTCTCCTTTGGGGAGGATCCCCCGGGGTACGCCGCGGCGAGAGGGCTGGCGGCGACCCGTCGCAGCCATCTCAGCCATGCTTCCCTTTGTCGTCGCGGCCACTGCCGTCGCCGCTCTGGCGAACCCGTCGACCTTCTCCTG GGTTTCAAAAGAATATTATGCTCCTTCCCTTGGAGGGATCATGCTATCAATTGGCATCAGGCTATCctttgatgattttgcccttGCCTTTCGAAG ACCTTTACCACTATCTGTTGGATATATTGCACAATATGTGCTTAAGCCACTATTGGGCCTGTTGATTGCAAGGTTATTTAGAATGCCTTCAATGTTCTTCGCTGGTTTTCTTCTTACTTCTTGTGTTGCGGGTGCACAGCTCTCAAGTTATGCTAGTTTCTTGAGCAAAGGAGATGTTGCTTTGAGTATTCTACTAACCAGCTCAACGACAATCTCTTCAGTTCTTGTCACACCTCTACTTACTGGTCTTCTGATTGGCTCAGTGGTCCCTGTCGATGGAGTAGCAATGTCCAAGTCTATTTTGCAG GTGGTGCTTCTTCCTGTAGCATT GTCTTTTCTCAACACTTACGCAAAAGCTGTGGTGAATGTTGTACAACCAATAATGCCCTTTGTTGCTATGATCTGTACGTCACTGTGTATTGGAAGCCCTCTTGCTATTAACCAGAACCAGATACTATCCTCAGGGGGTCTCCTGTTGCTTTTTCCCATATTAACATTTCATCTTGTTGCCTTCATATTGGGCTACTGGTTTCCCAAATTGCCACTTCTGAG GCAAGAGGAGCCAGTTTGTAGGACAATTTCACTTTGCACGGGGATGCAGAGCTCTACCCTAGCTGGGCTTCTAGCTACACAGTTTCTGGGAAGCAGCCAAGCAGTTCCTGCAGCACTATCGGTTGTTGTGATGGCCATTATGGGTTTATGTCTTGCATCCTTCTGGGGTAATGGATCACGGATCAGAGACATTGGCCTAGCCCAACCGGGCTTTAGATAA